A stretch of DNA from Streptomyces venezuelae:
CGGTCGGCAAGCAGATCATGGCCAAGTGCGCCGACCGGGTGAAGCGCGTGACCCTCGAACTCGGCGGCAAGAGCCCCAACATCGTCTTCGCGGACGCCGACCTGGACGCCGCAGCAGCCGCGGCACCGATGGCCTTCCTCGACAACACCGGCCAGGACTGCTGCGCCCGCACCCGGATCCTGGTCCAGCGCCCGGTGTACGACCGGTTCCTGGACCTGCTCGCCCCCGGCATCGAAGCCGTCCGGGTCGGCGACCCCTCCGAGGAGAAGACCCAGATGGGGCCGCTGATCTCGCGGACCCAGCTGGACCGGGTCCGCTCCTACGTCCCCGACGGCGCGGAAGCGATCCGCGGCACCGCCCCCGACGGCCCCGGCTTCTGGTTCCCGCCGACCGTGCTCACCGGCTGCGACCCCACCGCGCCGGTCGCCACCGAAGAGGTCTTCGGCCCGGTCGCCGTGGTCCTCCCCTTCGAGGACGAGGAGGAAGCGGTACGCCTGGCCAACGCCACCGAGTACGGCCTCTCCGGCTCCCTGTGGACCCGCGACGTCGGCCGCGCCATCCGGGTCTCCCGCGCCGTCGCCGCCGGCAACCTTTCCGTCAACTCCCACAGCAGCGTCCGCTACTGGACCCCCTTCGGGGGCTACAAGCAGTCGGGACTCGGCCGCGAACTCGGCCCCGACGCCCTCACCGCCTTCACCGAGACCAAGAACGTCTTCATCAGCACGGAGGACTGAGCACATGTCCAGCACCCAGCACGAAGAGACCGTCTGCCGCCGCCTGGTCGGCCGTACCGCCGTCATCACCGGAGCCGGCAGCGGCATCGGCCTCGCCACCGCCCGCCGACTGGCCTCGGAAGGCGCCAACGTCGTCTGCGGGGACATCGACGAGAAGGCCGGCAAGGCCGCCGCCGAGGAGGTCGGAGGCACCTTCGTCAAGGTCGACGTCACCGACCCCGAGGAGGTCGAGGCGCTCTTCCGCACGGCCTTCGACACCTACGGCTCGGTCGACATCGCCTTCAACAACGCCGGCATCTCGCCCCCCGACGACGACTCCATCCTCACCACCGGACTGGAGGCCTGGAAGCGGGTCCAGGACGTCAACCTCACCTCCGTCTACCTCTGCTGCAAGGCCGCCCTGCCCTACATGCAGCGGCAGGGCCGCGGCTCCATCATCAACACGGCCTCGTTCGTGGCCATCATGGGCGCCGCCACCTCCCAGATCTCCTACACCGCCTCCAAGGGCGGCGTCCTCGCCATGTCCCGCGAACTGGGCGTCCAGTTCGCCCGCGAGGGCATCCGCGTCAACGCGCTCTGCCCCGGCCCGGTCAACACCCCGCTGCTGCAGGAGTTGTTCGCCAAGGACCCGGAGCGGGCGGCCCGCCGGCTCGTCCACATCCCCGTCGGCCGGTTCGCCGAAGCGGAGGAGATCGCCGCCGCGGTGGCCTTCCTCGCCAGCGACGACTCCTCCTTCATCAACGCCA
This window harbors:
- a CDS encoding aldehyde dehydrogenase family protein; its protein translation is MSDALEVLNPATEELVALVPAATRDEVDEAVVRAAAAQRGWAAAAPADRARLLRRFAAVVNGHIEELARLEVQEAGHTIGNARWEAGNVRDLLEFAAGGVERLSGRQIPVPGGLDITFLEPLGVIGVIAPWNFPMPIAAWGLAPALAAGNAVILKPAETTPLTALRLAELALEAGIPEYLFQVLPGRGPVTGNALVEHPGVAKIVFTGSTPVGKQIMAKCADRVKRVTLELGGKSPNIVFADADLDAAAAAAPMAFLDNTGQDCCARTRILVQRPVYDRFLDLLAPGIEAVRVGDPSEEKTQMGPLISRTQLDRVRSYVPDGAEAIRGTAPDGPGFWFPPTVLTGCDPTAPVATEEVFGPVAVVLPFEDEEEAVRLANATEYGLSGSLWTRDVGRAIRVSRAVAAGNLSVNSHSSVRYWTPFGGYKQSGLGRELGPDALTAFTETKNVFISTED
- a CDS encoding 3-oxoacyl-ACP reductase; protein product: MSSTQHEETVCRRLVGRTAVITGAGSGIGLATARRLASEGANVVCGDIDEKAGKAAAEEVGGTFVKVDVTDPEEVEALFRTAFDTYGSVDIAFNNAGISPPDDDSILTTGLEAWKRVQDVNLTSVYLCCKAALPYMQRQGRGSIINTASFVAIMGAATSQISYTASKGGVLAMSRELGVQFAREGIRVNALCPGPVNTPLLQELFAKDPERAARRLVHIPVGRFAEAEEIAAAVAFLASDDSSFINATDFLVDGGISGAYVTPL